Proteins from a single region of Sandaracinaceae bacterium:
- a CDS encoding 6,7-dimethyl-8-ribityllumazine synthase — MTVKTYEGDLRAPEGARFAIVACRFNHLVVDRLVEGALDALRRSGGVAESDVVLAWVPGAFELPLAVKRLAQSGQFAGVIALGAVIRGSTPHFDFVAGQAASGASAAMLATGVPVAFGVITTDDIEQALERSGTKAGNKGFEAALTALEMASLSAALGRDGL, encoded by the coding sequence GAGGGGGCGCGCTTCGCCATCGTCGCCTGCCGCTTCAACCACTTGGTGGTGGACCGGCTGGTTGAGGGCGCGCTCGACGCCCTGCGGCGCTCGGGCGGTGTGGCCGAGTCGGACGTGGTCCTCGCGTGGGTGCCCGGGGCCTTCGAGCTTCCGCTCGCCGTGAAGCGGTTGGCGCAGTCCGGACAGTTCGCGGGCGTCATCGCGCTCGGCGCGGTCATCCGCGGGTCGACGCCCCACTTCGACTTCGTGGCTGGCCAAGCGGCATCGGGCGCGAGCGCGGCCATGCTCGCCACGGGCGTCCCCGTGGCCTTCGGGGTGATCACCACGGACGACATCGAACAGGCCCTCGAGCGCTCTGGCACCAAGGCCGGCAACAAGGGCTTCGAGGCGGCGCTCACCGCGCTCGAGATGGCGAGCCTGAGCGCCGCGTTGGGCCGCGACGGGCTCTAG
- the nusB gene encoding transcription antitermination factor NusB, protein MGQRRDGRQAALQVLYQMDTVGVSAEAALNLYWGSLANADETPDGLASADDELPEPLDGDARAFVDRLVRGFGDRREEIDATIRAVSHHWRIERMTRVDRNILRLSTCELMLMPDVPRRVTLNEAIELAKRFGSEGSAGFVNGVLDRIASELQKE, encoded by the coding sequence ATGGGACAGCGACGAGACGGACGACAGGCGGCCCTCCAGGTGCTCTACCAGATGGACACGGTCGGCGTGTCTGCGGAAGCGGCGCTCAACCTCTACTGGGGGTCGCTGGCGAACGCCGACGAGACGCCAGACGGCCTGGCGAGCGCCGACGACGAGCTCCCAGAGCCGCTCGACGGCGACGCGCGGGCGTTCGTCGACAGGTTGGTGCGGGGCTTCGGCGACCGGCGCGAGGAGATCGACGCGACCATCCGGGCCGTGAGCCATCACTGGCGCATCGAGCGCATGACGCGTGTCGATCGCAACATCCTCCGTCTGTCGACCTGTGAGCTCATGCTCATGCCCGACGTGCCGCGGCGCGTGACCCTGAACGAAGCCATCGAGCTGGCCAAGCGCTTCGGGAGCGAAGGTAGCGCGGGCTTCGTGAACGGGGTGCTCGACCGCATCGCGTCCGAACTCCAGAAGGAGTGA